The Myripristis murdjan chromosome 8, fMyrMur1.1, whole genome shotgun sequence genomic sequence TTATAATGTGTAGacactattattattagcctattattattaaaggtgTGACATATGGAGCAAGCAGAATTGTACTAGCCACTGTCTTATCAATAAAACATTACATTCAGTACTGACTGCAGAATTTTGATAAGCACTGGGGTAAGCCAATTACTTTTCCTCGCATGGTATCAGCCTTTTATGtaaaaatcatctctgtgaTAGACGGGGAGTCTCTACAAATGGGCGTGGAAGTCTTTGTACTGACAAATTTGAGGGTCCTATGACTTTAAGACGATTCGGgacagctcagccaatcagaacaatgaagggggagggaagggaacGGGTGGGTAGCAACAGTTGCCCTGGTGAGGACGAAGCGCCATAGCCACGGTAGCCCTGGCGACAAGAACCCAGCAACGagaatcaacaacaacaactgaatccgtgtggaaaaaagaaaaagatatttaaaaaaagaattttaGCGGTGGGAAATTCACTCGAAAACAGAGGTAAAATCTCTAAACATATTGCACATGTTTTCTGTCCAGCAGCGGTTCAAAAGatatttgtgctgtttttttccttgttgtttCAGTAGCCATAACGTTAACTGCAACCTGGCTTCTAGTGTTAGCTTACGTTAGCCTGCTAGCTTCTCACGCCGAAAATCATTCAAGTCTTATTTCTTGCACGGAGTACTAGCTGGTGTTAGTTACTCATAGACGTATCATTGGAGTATGCTTTCCCTGACGACGCAGCCACAGATGCATGTCCAAGCAGGCCGTTGTTATGGCGATGTCAAATGCAATGGGTACAAAATGGCGGTTGTTGTAGAGACCAGTTAGCTTGCTACCAGCGTTGACTTGCTAGCTGGCTAGCATCAGTGTTGTCACGACAGGTTTGTAAACGTTACTGCTCATAGCTAAGGGACGAGCTAATGTTACTCGGACCGGCAACGGACACGCTGcatcatttaaaaatgatttttacatggtgtgtgcttttatggaagctaacgttagcgcatTGTAAAGCCCCACTGCtgaatgtgttaatgttaaGTACCCATGAAAAGGAAGGGCACATGCAGTGCTAGGCAAGTTCAAAGTGCAGTTTTGGCTTTCTTTTCGTCAGTGTTACTTTGTTGCTAACGTTGAGGCAGGGGCGGAGCCGGCCTGGCATCACAGACAGGTACTGCCGTCGAATAATGGAAAGTGGAGAAAGCCACGACAGCACAAACGTCAGGTGGCAGACACTTAAAATGGAAGGGGCGTGGCAGGGAAGTGCGTTTTTACAGGTGCCTCTTTTCTGAATCCAGTCTAGAACTATGTTGTTAAACGAGTAGTTTTACAGCTCTGTAATGTTCATTGTtgccaattgactcattttattcgtTTAGATATCGGTCATAATATAGAGAGACACCTGATCCTCTGTCTCGGGTAcgaagtgagtgagagagtgtgtgttagaGACAAAGAGGAATGTTTGTCAAGGGTGTCAAGTCTATATTATTGAGGGTGTCTTAGTAAACGACTGCTGGCCTTAGTTTTGACTAATTAAAGCTTCCCTTTGTCATATATTACATGAGGGTAAAACAACAGAATTTGAGGGCTTTAAAAATGCTACAGGTTTTATAATGTGGTTAAGGGGTTTTCCCAACCTCAGTTACAGGCTGTATATGAGTGAAAGCAAATAGGCCATGTGATCACATTACAGGTAATGGGACACCGAAAGCTTTTTCCCGTTAGTGCTCCTCCCCCACATCGCCTCACTAGCACTAACTCCAAGAACAGGTTACTTTGAGGAGTGCTGTCAGATACAGTCCCTTTGTGAATTAATTTGGGCCCACACTATTTATATGAGTAGCGTGGCTCAGCATGCAGAGCTGCTGTCTAGTTATAGCAGAATAGGAGGATTCCTGGTTTTATCCCCAGAGTACAAGTCAAAGTGTTGCCGAGCAAGACACTGAGCCACAGACCGCTCCTGATGAGCAggttggcaccttgcatggcagcctccgCCGTCAGGGTGTGAATGTGGCTGTCACTTTGTGAATCAATGTGAGCCatattttgtaaagcactttgacgAGCTGGTAGACTGTTTATATGAGGGAGAAGAATTATTCATCTTGTCTCCAGGATATAAATTGTTAACCTGTCCAGGCAAGTCAAATTAAATAAGTTTATCATGAGCTCAGCAAAGTGATACAAAGTGATGCACTTAATTCAGTTAAATTCAAagacctttatttatccccaaGGAGCAATTTTgagtaaaacaaacatacaaacatatagACGTATTATATAACGTAACACTAAAAGAGACAAGGCAATAAAAATCACTGATGTCCAGGGACCCAAGTGATCAAACTATCAAAGTAAACACACTTTGATAGTTTTGAtattttcagttaaatatgtttttgtgtagCTGGTAAAACTCTCTGCATCACACGGGTGACATTTTGTATGTTTAACTTGTCACATACTTCTTTTTCCTGTCATCAGTGGTGATTCCCAGTTCTTGTGATGGCCACCTCAGGCTACGTAGGTGAGATTCAGCCGACAACACAACCCCAGGGGGCCGGTGTTAGTGTCACAGCTGGCCAAGCTGTTGTCAGCACCACCCCAGCCACCGCCCCTCAGTTTCTGGCTGAGATTCAGACCActgtggccacgcccactgctgTCACACCCACAGGCCAAACCACTCCTGCTGAGCAAGCCACATCTGTGGCTGCACAGAAGCCTGCAGCAGGTAGCCAAACCCAGCCCACAGCACCAGCCCAACCAGCTCCGACACagtatgtgactgcagagatCCAGGGCTCCCCCACACAGGCTGGGAATGCTCAAAGCACACCTCAGTACATTGTAGTTACTGTCACAGGTAAGAGCTAAGCATTGAATACCATTTTAAATCAATGGGATTAAAATAGACTTTCGATTATTGTTTTGCTCCATGTGAATTCAGGAACTTCATCAGATACTCTTTATTCTGACCTGATGAAATGGGTTTTTGAAAACAAGGGTTTTCCATAGACTAGttttacataaacacactcactaGGTGGTTGGGACAACTACCATGTAGTGGTAGTTGTCCCATGATTGGATACCAATTGTTGGAGCTTTTCTGAGACGGACCGAGTCATGTCAGTACTACTGACAggcaaatgcaaaatgtttaatCCCTATTAAAGTTTACACTAAAGGAAGAGTTTGCTTTTTGGTGCTGGCTTCATATTCAAGATATTGGTATtagtacatatacatatatcaaAAAAATCGAAAAATGATACCTAGGCCTAATAACCAGTTAACATTTGGTTATTGCTTGGGGTCATACGCTGTGGTGTTTTAGAGCTGTTACAAATCATATAAGATATGATTTCTGTTTATTGCTGCCCTACCTTTTTTTGAAAGCCTTCATGACAATTTCAACCAAATGAGACTGTTTTTGGCCATTCATGGCTTTCCACATCAACAAACAGCTACTACACATGACTCCATCAGTTCAACATTAGGGTTACTTCTCACATTTTCTGCTACTGAACCTCCCCAAAAGGACTGAGTTGTGAAGTTCATTTCTGTTAAATTACAGTTGTTTATATTATACACAAAATTACTAgtatttaatatttcacttaTATTTTGGTTCAAAACTGTCAGATCTGTCGATAACAAATTTACAATCATTGCCATAAATCACTGTTCATAAAGGGTAATAAATTGAGATACTTAAGTCATCCATTAGCAGTGGAACAGTATTCAACTGGACTGTGTGTTATGGGCTAGCTAAGATTGTTCAGATAGATAATGACAATTTCATgtgttcaaaaaaacaaaacaaacagttgtATGAATGAAGAGGTGTTTCTGTTCACCATTTCCTGTTCATGGTTTGATAATAAGGAACTGTAAATGCAATGACTCATACAGAGTACGTGAAAGAGGAATAGTGCACTGAATAAGCGGTAGTCTGCTTATCAGTAAGTCTATAAGGTAAATGACATATGTGACTAGTAACAGTACTGTAATCACTCATTGTCTATCCTTCAGAGGGCTCCCTCCATTCTAGTGACAGTGTATCAGACTCCAGTCCACCTCCGGCTGTTGTACAGACCGGAGTTCCCACACAAGTGGTTCAGCAGGTGCAGACGGCTCAGCAGGTAAACCATATGCACACCAGGAAATTTTTCCCCCTACAATTGTTAATGCACCAAAACTTATGCTTCAGTCTgccttgtgttttgttgattttcatgtCACCAGAGGTCCGTGGTGCAGGCCACTGCTCAGATAGCCAAAACTGAGCCAGGCACCCAGCTTAGTGTCACCAGCCTACAACCTGTCCATATCAGCCAGGAGGTAAATCAAATGTTAATAGTTTTGGAGATAGAAATATGGATGTGTGAAAACagatatgtatgtgtttgtgtttatatgttcatgtgtatgtttgaatttgttaaatgaaagtaaaaaaaacaaacacatagtTTATCACTGCTAATATTTCAGTTGCGGTCAGGCAGCATCTTcccacatactcacacacacacacacacacattatcacaATTGCTGCCACAAAAGGCATCACGTTTGACAGCTGCCACATCAAAAATTTGCTAACTTTATCACTTAGCAGCATGTCAGTAGTAATCAGCTCACAACCTCTATGGCTGAACCTCACCGCTGCGGGCTTCCAGCTCTCCCCTAGTGCCAGGTTGTCGGTGTCAGGCAGAAACAGAAAGCTAGAGgagtttcagcagcagcaggagatcaGACATACAGGGTACCTGGCCTGCACATCAGCAGACTACAGTATGGACAGCCCTTCCCTGTGTGCCCCACATGCTCGCCTCAGATGTCCCACCATATTTCCTCTCAATATATCTGCTCTCTGTTGGTGCAAAGACAGAGATTGAAGCTGCTACCTTGGGCAGCAGTCAGTCATCATCAATGGCCACCGCTACACCTCCTCAAGTAGGTCAGGAGCACAAGTTAGACTGCTGTTATAGAGTATAGGGAGAGAGAATCTTTGTTGTAAATGGTAAGGAAGCTTGCCTGAATAGGCTAAGGATTTGTAGGTGGCATAGTGGTTCATGTGGGTTAATTGGGCAAATGGAGTTTCATTGGTTTCATtcagttgtgtgcatgtgtgtgttcatcaggtacagcagcagctgacacAGGTGCCAGTGCAACATGTGTACACCAATCAAGTGCAGTATGTGGAAGGAGGAGACACCAATTACACTGCCAGTACCATGTAAGAATACAACTGTAGCCATCAATTACTTATAtatacattcaaacacacacagacaacatttttttctaagaGTTTGATATCTCCATGTTTCCTTCCTCCCCGTTTCCCATCCAGTCGTTCCAGCAACTTTccatacacagacacaccattGTACACCCAGACTACAGCTGCACAGTACTATGAAGCTCCACCCACCTCAGGCTCACAGGCCTCCACCCCTGGCACACCCCTCACCGTCTCTGTGACTACTGGCACAACAGGGGGCGTGTCCATGTTTGTGGCCCAGCCCACAagtgcagcagggggaggggcCACAGTGGTGACAACGGGGGGCACCACCAACGGGGCAGGGGATGGGGCGGGCACCAACGGTGGTGCAGCAGGCAGCTATGTGATCCAGGGGGGGTACATGCTGGGAAGCAACAGCGGAGGGGCAGGTGGCAACAGTCAGAGCTACTCACACACCGCCCGTGCCTCCCCAGCCACTGTGAGTATTACAGAGGGCGAGGAGAGTAGCGTGCCGTCGGCAGACAAGAAGGTATGCAGAGGCGCCAAGCGCAGGAATCTCTTCTCGTTTTGTTCTCATCCACACAACCCCTCTGGTGGCACACATTGATGACGTCATGCCTGAGGTTGGTCTTGTGGGAAACACAATTAAAAACCTTGGTGATTCTTATCAGGGCCTGAAAGGGTTagcttaataaaataaattttattttaataaaatatttattttaataaaataaattttattttaataaatatttattttaataaaataaattttattctTACAGTGACCCTTAAAACTGTTGTAACacagtatttttaaatgtgatttccGTCAGACAACAAAACCATGACCTCATCATGTTTCATGTCATTACAGTGCATGTGATTGGgggcatttttaattttgcctGAAATGCCACaacactgtatttttcattcCAAATGCATCATATTGAGCCCCACATGACAATGGTAACCAATTTTTGTTTGGCAAACATCCCATCAATATTCCAGGTCATTAATTCATTGCATACCAAAGTTGTATGCCACGGCACGCaaacaaatgtatttgtgttttcatttttgaatgaGCAACAAACTAtaaatgtgaatgtgcttgtttgttcgTGACTTTGTGCTTGTATGTCCATTTACGTGAACTGCAAAATAGTGTATGTGCACGTATATTtaagtgaaaatgtgtgtgtgtgtgtgtgtgtgtgtgtgtgtgcgcgcgcctgtgtgtgtgtgtgtgtgtgtgtgtgtgtgtgattgcttgCAAGTGAATGCAGTTGATGTGTGCACTTGAACATACTGAGGTTTGTTTACCTACTAGCGACTACAGGCTTTGCTAACTGCTCCAGCCTCTGTCTTGTTCACTACCTGTGTGTCAGGTACAGTGGTTGCTGGACAACTATGAGACAGCTGAAGGAGTGAGTTTGCCACGCTCCACCCTTTACTGTCATTACCTGCTGCACTGCCAGGAGCAGAAACTAGAGCCTGTCAATGCTGCCTCCTTTGGAAAACTCATCAGATCTGTCTTCATGGGGCTACGCACACGACGCCTGGGCACTCGGTAAGACACAGTAACAGGGAACATGATGGAATGTGTGTTGAGATGGTGGTAGACCAATGTTTCCCACAGGTTGGTAATTTACTTGGAAGGTGAGGGGGGTGCATCCATCTAttcatctgtctatctatctctgtttattttgtggctgctgtggtatatatatatacatatgagtCAGAGTTAGattcccttttctctgttcccTACAGAGGTAACTCTAAATACCACTACTATGGGCTGAGGATCAAGGCCAGCTCTTCTCTCATTCGTCTGATGGAGGACCAGCAGCACCTGGCCATGAGGCAGCAGCCCTTCTCACAGAaacagaggtacacacacacacacacctcttgtcTATCATTAGAACACTGGAACTTTTCCCCCGTCAGTCTGTTTCCACAGTTCTTTCATCTGACTCCATTTCCTCTAAGTTAGTATGTCTCTGTTGCTGACtactttgctctctgtctctcacctcaTGTTATCTTGAAGCCTCTGTTCTTCCAGGTAGTGAAAGACATTACTGTACTTCTCCCTCATCCTTTTGCCATGTGTCACACTATGCCTGTTCACTCTGACTTtctttttcacattcattttttttttctgagtgttGCTTTTCCCAAAAAGCAAGGCAACCTTCTGGAAGCACTCGCAATGGGGGACtagcacaaaacacaaaaggcatAGCACCTTGGGTTCACACACTAAAATTGTTACATTTCATTTAGCAAGCCCAGTAACTCACATTTGGCTCTTGACTCACTGGCTCTTAAGTCTCTCAGTCTAGTATTTTGGCATTCCAATATTAGCTGACTGTTATACTGTTATTACAGAGGCTACATATCTCCGCGTACTGTTTCATGGCTCAATCTTTTGTCATACATGAGGATACATGAGTGGAATGAACTGTGGTAATTGTAGTTTACTAAAACAGTTGGCAACATTAAATCATGATTGTTTGCAATGTACTTCTGCAGGAACTGCTAGTTTCATGCATCACCCCACCCAAAATGAATAGAAGAATTCACTGTCTGCAGGGGTGGCCCAATTATTAACATTGTATGGAAAACAACTGAATAGCCATcatagacatttttttaatgtaacctttatttaaacaggGAATCATACTGAGACCAAGGTCTCTTTCATAGATGACCCCTGTATATCGCATTTTGTCAAAAGATCCACTTATATTGTTAAATATCAGTAAAAGTAATGGATaagaaaaaaggtaaaaatttgattttattggcTATATCAttatgaaatgtgattttaataatagttgataatagtgataataatatcACATATCATAATTTAATAACCAGTCACATCCTACCCAACCTGTATGTTGTGAAGTGAAGGGAAAAGGGAACACCAGTAATTTAGAatttttggcccatttactaaaATTTACTCACATTGTACATTGCaacaaagcattttgcaaattatgcaggggtactaaagatttcacaacctATAATCGAAATCCCTCGATTTTCTAATTAGAACTGGATTGGCAGAAATGTGACGTATATACATGTTGTACATATTACACTTAATTTCATGATTTGATGAAGTAAATAGCCAGTCCCCAATCTGGCACCAGTATTCTACCTACAAGACCAGTGGTGCTGCTTCACCCACAGTTGTTTTCAAGAAACTTGATTGATTGTTCCCCACTGTGCGGACCTGAATGTTGAATATACTTTGTCCCTGCTCCTATCAGGTTGAAGCCAGTTCATAAAGTGGAAGGAATGACCAATGGCACAGCATCAGGAGgcggacagcagcagcaacagcagcaggggGCTGGTCTTGTGGACATCAGCACCCAGGTTCAGCAGTACCAGCAATTCCTGGGTGAGTTTTTAGCTTTAGATCACCATTTTACAGTGGACGCATACCTACAGGTTATGAATGCGCTTGTATGGCACACATAGGTAGAatttaaacaaaacatcacagagtCATAGACATATAATTGCCTTTATGGAATGGCTGCCATTGACCAGATATAG encodes the following:
- the rfx1a gene encoding MHC class II regulatory factor RFX1a isoform X1 → MATSGYVGEIQPTTQPQGAGVSVTAGQAVVSTTPATAPQFLAEIQTTVATPTAVTPTGQTTPAEQATSVAAQKPAAGSQTQPTAPAQPAPTQYVTAEIQGSPTQAGNAQSTPQYIVVTVTEGSLHSSDSVSDSSPPPAVVQTGVPTQVVQQVQTAQQRSVVQATAQIAKTEPGTQLSVTSLQPVHISQEVQQQLTQVPVQHVYTNQVQYVEGGDTNYTASTIRSSNFPYTDTPLYTQTTAAQYYEAPPTSGSQASTPGTPLTVSVTTGTTGGVSMFVAQPTSAAGGGATVVTTGGTTNGAGDGAGTNGGAAGSYVIQGGYMLGSNSGGAGGNSQSYSHTARASPATVSITEGEESSVPSADKKVQWLLDNYETAEGVSLPRSTLYCHYLLHCQEQKLEPVNAASFGKLIRSVFMGLRTRRLGTRGNSKYHYYGLRIKASSSLIRLMEDQQHLAMRQQPFSQKQRLKPVHKVEGMTNGTASGGGQQQQQQQGAGLVDISTQVQQYQQFLDASRALPEFPDIDLQGKALPEGIELEHIKSFQLLYREHCEAILDVMVNLQFTLVETLWKTFWRFSQSQAGDATLAVHDESEKRLPKSCLVLLCKYEPVLRWSRDCDNSLYQGLVEILIPDVLRPIPSALTQAIRNFAKSLESWLTNAMMNIPEEMVRIKVTSASAFAQTLRRYTSLNHLAQAARAVLQNTAQINQMLSDLNRVDFANVQEQASWVCRCEDRVVQRLEQDFKLTLQQQNSLEQWAAWLDGVVSQVLKPYQQSPAFPKAAKLFLLKWSFYSSMVIRDLTLRSAASFGSFHLIRLLYDEYMYYLIEHRVAQAKGETPIAVMGEFASLGRSLNPLDPDKEEEEEEEEESDEEGQELSLPPDGPVLGEESLEPPAKLARTDQRVLFTTSSADN
- the rfx1a gene encoding MHC class II regulatory factor RFX1a isoform X3; the protein is MATSGYVGEIQPTTQPQGAGVSVTAGQAVVSTTPATAPQFLAEIQTTVATPTAVTPTGQTTPAEQATSVAAQKPAAGSQTQPTAPAQPAPTQYVTAEIQGSPTQAGNAQSTPQYIVVTVTEGSLHSSDSVSDSSPPPAVVQTGVPTQVVQQVQTAQQRSVVQATAQIAKTEPGTQLSVTSLQPVHISQEVQQQLTQVPVQHVYTNQVQYVEGGDTNYTASTIRSSNFPYTDTPLYTQTTAAQYYEAPPTSGSQASTPGTPLTVSVTTGTTGGVSMFVAQPTSAAGGGATVVTTGGTTNGAGDGAGTNGGAAGSYVIQGGYMLGSNSGGAGGNSQSYSHTARASPATWLLDNYETAEGVSLPRSTLYCHYLLHCQEQKLEPVNAASFGKLIRSVFMGLRTRRLGTRGNSKYHYYGLRIKASSSLIRLMEDQQHLAMRQQPFSQKQRLKPVHKVEGMTNGTASGGGQQQQQQQGAGLVDISTQVQQYQQFLDASRALPEFPDIDLQGKALPEGIELEHIKSFQLLYREHCEAILDVMVNLQFTLVETLWKTFWRFSQSQAGDATLAVHDESEKRLPKSCLVLLCKYEPVLRWSRDCDNSLYQGLVEILIPDVLRPIPSALTQAIRNFAKSLESWLTNAMMNIPEEMVRIKVTSASAFAQTLRRYTSLNHLAQAARAVLQNTAQINQMLSDLNRVDFANVQEQASWVCRCEDRVVQRLEQDFKLTLQQQNSLEQWAAWLDGVVSQVLKPYQQSPAFPKAAKLFLLKWSFYSSMVIRDLTLRSAASFGSFHLIRLLYDEYMYYLIEHRVAQAKGETPIAVMGEFASLGRSLNPLDPDKEEEEEEEEESDEEGQELSLPPDGPVLGEESLEPPAKLARTDQRVLFTTSSADN
- the rfx1a gene encoding MHC class II regulatory factor RFX1a isoform X2; translation: MATSGYVGEIQPTTQPQGAGVSVTAGQAVVSTTPATAPQFLAEIQTTVATPTAVTPTGQTTPAEQATSVAAQKPAAGSQTQPTAPAQPAPTQYVTAEIQGSPTQAGNAQSTPQYIVVTVTEGSLHSSDSVSDSSPPPAVVQTGVPTQVVQQVQTAQQRSVVQATAQIAKTEPGTQLSVTSLQPVHISQEVQQQLTQVPVQHVYTNQVQYVEGGDTNYTASTIRSSNFPYTDTPLYTQTTAAQYYEAPPTSGSQASTPGTPLTVSVTTGTTGGVSMFVAQPTSAAGGGATVVTTGGTTNGAGDGAGTNGGAAGSYVIQGGYMLGSNSGGAGGNSQSYSHTARASPATVQWLLDNYETAEGVSLPRSTLYCHYLLHCQEQKLEPVNAASFGKLIRSVFMGLRTRRLGTRGNSKYHYYGLRIKASSSLIRLMEDQQHLAMRQQPFSQKQRLKPVHKVEGMTNGTASGGGQQQQQQQGAGLVDISTQVQQYQQFLDASRALPEFPDIDLQGKALPEGIELEHIKSFQLLYREHCEAILDVMVNLQFTLVETLWKTFWRFSQSQAGDATLAVHDESEKRLPKSCLVLLCKYEPVLRWSRDCDNSLYQGLVEILIPDVLRPIPSALTQAIRNFAKSLESWLTNAMMNIPEEMVRIKVTSASAFAQTLRRYTSLNHLAQAARAVLQNTAQINQMLSDLNRVDFANVQEQASWVCRCEDRVVQRLEQDFKLTLQQQNSLEQWAAWLDGVVSQVLKPYQQSPAFPKAAKLFLLKWSFYSSMVIRDLTLRSAASFGSFHLIRLLYDEYMYYLIEHRVAQAKGETPIAVMGEFASLGRSLNPLDPDKEEEEEEEEESDEEGQELSLPPDGPVLGEESLEPPAKLARTDQRVLFTTSSADN